Part of the Echeneis naucrates chromosome 1, fEcheNa1.1, whole genome shotgun sequence genome, atgtgaatgtttttttcttgttttttctttcggCTTAATCAATAAACGTAACAATGCCTGTACCCAAACCTCTTCTGTGAAAGTCTTACATGTTGTTCACTTTGCCATCACAGCTTATTACTTGTATGGACTTGTATGTTTCTTGGAGACTTCCTGGAGGGTTTCTGGTGGAAAGCTTTCAAAAGTATGAACAGTAATTTTACATGTTGACGTATGTTACAAAATATATCATTTAGGAAATGAAAACTGTACAACGAGGCATGAATGGATTTGGTAGGATTTAACAGGCGAAGTTAAATTAGAAATGAAATCATAAAACTGTTCTTGTgtcttaaatgtttttctgcagagcAGATACCAAACAAGTACAATTTATTATCACGGTCAATATCGAAGAAAACGTAACATTTAAACTGCCGGTAAATCTAGAAGTAAAATTATATACACATATAACATATTCTCTTTACTTTACAAAACCAAATGAGCAGAACTTTTTATCAAAACAGAATAATAATGACACTAAATGAACCTTAAAGTCCCCTCCTCGTGATGAGACTTATACCAGGTTTACACAAAGGTCACTCTGCTTCTCttgtcaaactgaaaaacaaaacctctttAATTAGATGCTCAACTAATTGCATAATATCTCCCATGTTTCTGTGGTGTGAAGTGAggcagaaggaggaaggagaatgTCCTCTTTGTTGCCCTGTTTTCTGGCTGTGGTTCTGGCAGCTCTGTGGAAATATCAGTCGGTGGATCTGGTCCTGGCTTCCTGATTTGTGGGGTTTGGTTCACTTTAATCTTGttgaaacacacaaagcagtTGAGGTTTGCTGAGGTTTTTTCTAACGTTGGCTGTTTTGTATGATGTTCTGATTAGTTTAGGTATATCTTCATATTTCTAATAACTGCCCCTTTGAATATCTTCGTTTGAGTGTTTAATGCTTAGGCATACGCAGGCTGTCACCATCAGCATGCTTTGCTTCCAATGTGGCAGCCATAAATGCTGGGacgctgcctgtgtgtgtttttgcgttTATTAGTTGTagcttaatttctttttcactgatgaTTGGATTTCCACAGTTGCCAACATAGTGTGCTTGAATGTAATGCAATTGCTGGTGGCGACAAAACTTCGGAAAAGACTTTCCATATCTTATCTGTTTACTTTTGACGTTACTTTgagaacaaactgaaaacactgtATTTCAGAGAGTAGCGTTTGTTTCATCTCACATATTTTCACCGGTGGTCTTTGCGAGCATTCAAGCCCTCTGGTTTTGGGTCACAGAGTATAAAAGGCCCAAAAGCTCCTTCCCTTCAGCAACCCCctcaaaacaagaaataaaaagctgcaCAGAATAATGAGCAGTAAACAAGGGgaacagcagagagggagaagaggggggaCGTCCTACTCTAACCGAGGGGTGACAAAAGATGGGGTGTCTCCGCAGCAACTGAGTCAAGCTGCTTCAGTCACATGGCCTGGGTTTCTATTGAACTCAGTGCGAGGAGGCTTGGAGCTCAGCCTTTAGTCTGTGTTTTCGGATGCCAATGGCAGCAACATGAGTGGAGCCACACAGGAGCAAGCAATGACGGCCGACAGCCTCCATCTGAACGGGACGGCAGCTTTAGGTCTGCATGACGAGGAGTTGAACGCAGCTCAGTTTGGTGAGTTTCTTTCATCTCACAGAAACGTTGGaaacaggacagacagcagttttCTCAGTGCTGCTTTCATTGAGTTCTCTAAGtgaaacatttgtgtttcttccctCTACTCAGAACTCAAGGTGTTCAACATTGTCATCATAGCTCTGGCCTTATGTATTCTCACCATCACGGGCGTgtacttcctctctctctgctacaGTCGCACCAGGTCTGATGGATGACAGTTTTATTGATTCAATCTGATGTATGACCCTTGTAGCTTCATGATGGTCCATTCATGTTTCTACGTAGGTTGATcctgtgtgttgatgtttatCAAACTCAGGTGAAAACAAATGAGAGCTTGGCTTGCTGAGTCTTAAAGGCTACTTTGAATTGAGGCACAGTGCAGCTATGCAAAATTAAATTACGTTTCTTGGAGCAACTAATCTCGTGTTCTATATCAGGCAATCAAAGCGAGCCCACGTGTATGAGAGTGCAGTGACCCGAGGGGAGCCGGTGGATCCTGTGGCAGTTAAAGCAGTGAGGAGGTCGACCAGCTTCATCAACCCTCTGGCCTTCTTCAGGAAACCAGAGGCAGCAAAGGATAACTCCAGGATCTATTACATCTACAGCAACCCACTGCCGGTTGGgttgaaggaggaggaggacgaggggATTAAAGTCCCACAGAGACAAGAGGAGCAAACGGCACTGTTGCTCCCCCTGTCGTTTCAGGAGTACGCCAGTGATCCAAACAGTGGCGTCATCCTGGACCCTCCAATATTTTACATGCAGCTCTAGAGGAAGCCGATGAGTcagtggtggtggggagggagagggagggagagagctgGGTAGAGGCACTTGTAGTACTTGTTTAGTCTGAATGTCAGAGGCCCTTCAGCTGTGTCTATCAAATGTAAAACTACGTCAGCATACGTGGGGTTGATGAACAGGTAGTGATTTTACAAACCAAGTTCAGCTCACTTGTTGTCGGGAGTTCAGTCTGTGGAAAAACTTGTATGTCCTCAAAGGCTTATGCCTCAGTCATGACAATTAGGTTACATACGCATAGGTAGACTATTTGAAAACAGAAGGGCTTTGTCACATTAAGTTAGGATGACATTTGAAAGCTGTCTGCATTTATCTGGCGAAAAAGTACAGACCACATAAAACTGCACGACAGGATGTGAAGAatccaggtaaaaaaaaatacaaaaaaaaaaaaaccatgacATATATGAGAGACTAAAATTCTAACCCTGACGTGCTCAAGTCCCTCAAAAGGTAGTTTGTGTTAAGTGAGAGTTTTTACGACTGCTGCTGATATTATTCTGTTTCTGGCATAAGTGGAAGAAACAATGATGTTTATCTGACAGCGAACTGTCCAGCTGTTGTTTGATACTAAGGTGACTCAACATCACTGTACTGAGGGGCAGCACAGTTTTTGGGACTATAACGTTTTCTCAAAAGAGACGTGTACAGAGGATACATTTGAAAGATGATAAaatcatttcttaaaaaaaaaaaagttaatatttaGCAATAAATTTGTAAAGTCATGTTTAGTCATCTCTGAATACATCCTaagattaaaatacatttaaatacaattcagtgttttcatatgaaatcataattaaatttagatttttctctttcatgcaAAAGGATGATATACTTTTTCTACTATGTTTACAAAACATCACTAGATAACTTTAAAATTGCAGGATTTTAAAGCTAGGCTTGTAGGTCAAAGTGTTTCTGAGACACAAATCAgtaaaaatgtgtgattttcatTGATCTTTAATAAAACTGCTGGTATGATGCACTTTACAAAAAGAGGCCGAgtgtgagacacagagaaaggtgagaaaaatacaaacaattatCACTGCAGAGCAATCGATCATAGAGCACTCCATGAACTCGAACCATGATTGGATAGCAAAAGAGTCAGTTCTCAGATGATGGGCTGGGTTTCTCGGACCAGCCACTCCAGTGCCTCCTTCCTCCCCTGTCTCTCCAGCTCTGCTCCAACCACCTCCTGGCACTTCCTGTGGTACTCGTTCACCCAGTCCCTCTGTGgaacagcaaagcaaaagtcAAACCATGAAGAAGGTGTGTTTATGTAACACATACGGTACTAGGAATACCTAGAACTATCAAACTTCAAAGGCATTGCTTATGATTTTAATATCACTCATCTTAAGCTAAACCATTGTCATTGTTCCAGCAATATGTAAAATAGGCTACATTcagcacattttatttgaaatgttcatCACATTACCAATAAAAGTTATTTGAGAGGAATTTTAAACTTCTTGagtgactttttctttgttagATATGCTTTACCTCCTTCTGAGTAAGCTGCTCTGTGTTCATCATCTTGACTTGGATAGGGACCAGAGTGAGTGGCTCAAATGTCAGACTTCCTCTGTTTCTATAGttgtactgtacacacacacgcacacgcacacacacacacacacacacacacacacacacacgcacgcgcacacgcacaataacaaaaataacaattttactCATGGaaagactgcaggtggaaaggAACACAGGAAAGAACATCAtctcagacagacagcactCCTTCTGTCTACTCTAAATTCTGATTTAAAGACCTACTTTGGGCTTAGCTGGTACAACAAGGACCACATTTTCCAGCCGAATGCCAAAAGAGCCATCTTCATAGTATCCAGGttctagaaaataaaaaaagaagttcgATCTTAGAGTTTTTCATTGGTATTGGGATAACAGCTACCCGTCTGCGAGAATTAAAAAATTCAGGCAGCATggcagtatagtggttagtgctgttgccccaaaataaGGTTGCAAGTTTGgctcccaggcctggggcctttctttgcaGAGTTGGCATGTTCTCCTCCGTGCTTttgtggtttcctcccaccatccaaagacatgcacgtttaggttagttggtgactctgAAGTAAGTCTGAgttttgagtgtgagtggttgttggtctctgtctgtctctgtgtgtctctgtgtgtctgccctgtgatggactggtgacctgtccagggtgtgaactgggattggctccagcatcacccacgacccagaaacagctAAGTGTGAgaagtaaaatgaatgaatgaataatacatAACAGCTGGAAGGCCTGAGGGTTACAGGAAATGGATGATGGAGAAAGAGTGTgactatttaatttctttgcaaGTAAACTACAGTAAACAATCGTAACTGGAGTCTGGCTGGCCTTCATTCCTGTGCCATACCTACTAAAGCATCTggggtatttatttttattactgacTGGTAACACTGTTGGTATGCCAGTTAGGGGTGTTCTCCAACAGTCATTTGAAGGAATTAATATGTCAGTAAAACCGCTCAGAAATATGTTGCTCTTTATCAAGACTTATTACTACAAAACATCCATTTGTAGGATCCAAATCCCTGCTGTACCATCACTGACGATCATGCCAGCCTCCAGAGGTTCATCGGCGAAGGTCTTGTAACTGATGCCGCAGGGCCCCTCGTGGACGTTGAGGAAGCAGCCCACACCATGGCCTGTGCCATGAAGGTAGTCCAGCCCAGACTCCCACAGGGCTGCACGGGCAAATGAATCCAACAGGTGGCCTATGGAAAGCACAGAAGTTAAAGCAAGCAATGACACTGTaacacacagcaaaacacaataAGTTTATTGACTGGTTTTTCCTCCATTCCAGTTTGTATGAAACAAATATGCTGAAATACCATTTTGCTCAAATTTCGACTACACGCAGCTaattgctgacttttttttatacaaGACTAAGATTTAAGGCTTTACAttcaaaagacagaaacaatatttgaaaaacactcaaacactAAACTTGAGCCAAGCTGATTAATGGGCACCGATCGTACACTGTACATGAATATCCTGATGTAAGAGTACAGTGTAGCACCTTTCGTTCCATTAGGGAAAACCGCAGCGCTGACTGCTATGTGTCCCTTCAGTACATAGGTAAAGCATTCCTAGAAGAAACAAGAGAGAAggcaatgtttaaaaaataaatatacaaaaagcaacaacaacaacaacaaaaatgcttttGGCTGATTAATGCAATATAgtgtggcatagtggttagtgcttttgcttcacaacaaaaaggttgcgggtttggttcctggccctggggcctctctgtgtggagtttgcatgttctccccgtgcctgcgtgggtttcctcccaccgtccaaagacatcatgtttacattaattggtgactctaaatcatGTGTGTCCAACTCCATTCCTGGGGTGCTACTCTCCTTAGATGTTTCCCTGCCCCAACACACCAAGCTCTGCTGAAGGAACCCCTCATTTGTGGATAAGGAACCACTCATTTGAATTAGatgcaggaaacatctaaaacatgcagcgCAGTATTGAACCAGAGTTGGAGACCCTagctctaaattgtctgtgggtctgagtgtgagtgtttgtctccAGGCTGTAACCCACCCTtgcccattgtgagctgggattggctccagcaaccccacgtgaaatggataagtggtagaagataaacGGATGAATGACTGACAATGACAATAagaatagttaaaaaaaaaaatcacttaaacCTGTGATTAAAAAGTAAATTTACCTTTTCAAAAGCAGACGGTGTCCCAAAGTGAATGGTGCGTGTAACATCTGTGGTTCCATCACTGCCAAAGACAGAATATGGAAGCAGATGCAGTTTTTGTGCTGCccaaaaaaacattacaatgaTGTCTGTGTTCTGGATGATTGTCTGATTTAAAACTCAGACCACACTGGTTGGTAAACATGAAtttactgaaattaaaaattatcTTACACATATTGAGCTCCAGAGTCGATCAGGTAAACTTCATTCATGGTGAGTGTTCTGTTGGTTTCAGGCAGTGGCCTAAAggaaaccaacaaaaaaaaaaaaaaaaaagtcagagaatttttcaataaaaagtcaaatatgGTTACATAAGTTATTTTCTCTCCCCAGCTGACCTGTAATGTATAATTGCTCCATTTGGGCCAACACTTGAGATTGTGGGAAAACTCAGACCGACAAAACCTTTCTGttgactgaaaaagaaacaatatcCATAAGAGTGGCACACTCATACCGGGCATctacaagtttaaaaaaaaaaaaaaaaaaaggattgacAACATGACACTTTTACAGTGATGGGATCCAAATTTTACGACATCCTCTACTCCATTCTACGTCCAGCAGAGGGAACTATAACTCCACACTAGTCACTTCACTAAGACAGCAGTTGTTTTGCAGCAGCCATAGAATGGATCTTCATTTGCATGAAACCTGACATGACGTTAAACTGGATGGTCTTGTTGATGAAATGATAATAGCCAGTGATTCTTGGCAAAACTAAAAGAACATAATAAACACACCTGCGCAATTCTTCAGCCTTGTCAGCAGCAGAgatctctgtcactgtgccTTTAGGAATCTATCCAACAAAAAGCACAACACCCAAAAAGCCAGTTGTAGCTCAAGTTCAAGTATCTAACTTCCGTCAAAATTTCACATGAGCTCAAACATCAGTAACTTCATTTAATATATGAATAGACTATTTCTCTATTTAAATTGCAggcctctttaaaaaaaataaaaaggaaaatacctCCTTCTCCAACCAAGCAAAGAGTTCACACAGGGCAACAGCATCCTTGATCTGTTCATAAACAAGCAGGAACAGGTGAATATGCCTATTGTTCTTtctatattaaaataatttgatatttaaattaCTAGTGTGGTATTTAGCAAGTACACATCTAAAATTAAAGACATGAACAACCAATACTGAATTCAAACATTCTTACATGGGCCATTTTCATGCCTTGAATCTCACTGGCATTCTTCACAGCCTTGGCGAGGCAGAGCGGAGTGTAGGGAATTGGAGTCCTTTGTGcctgaattaaatttaaacttgaattaaaatctttatttagataaattatataattttcatgttttgtgtaaactCACAAACCCAAGATACTTTACTGATGATCCAAATTAGAAAACTAGTAAAACTGTTCCAGGTTCAAAGATGAATTTTATCTTACTTCTCTTTGTAGTTTTGAAGGTTTTGACACATGAGGGTAAACATATAAAGGTAATGACACTGAAATCTGATAGCAATCATAAATCATAATCAGGACAGAACAAGATGATCTgttgcaaacaaaagaaagaatttatttCCTTCTACACACTACTGCTCTATGAGTCTGCTCTCTCACCTTGGGGATGACCTGTGTGAGAGAACAACTGGCCTTGTCACAGATCCACACTTTGTCCTTGGGGCCGAGTGCAGCACAGATGGCCTGGAGCTCAGTGTAGACAGACTCGTACGGGAAGGTCTGGATGCTCAGCTCAGGCTTGCTGGGAGAGTCCAGCTGAAGGTGGTCTCTTAAAATGGGATCAGAAAGGCGCTTTAGGTCCACAAAAAAcctgcaggtaaaaaaaaagagtgggtGAATtcaggtattaaaaaaaaaaagtgctgaaagTTCATCATCGTCATTTAATCCGGAAGTCCATGTTATGAGTTAGTAGCATATACAAAATTAATAGTTTACTAATTACATGAGTTGTGTCTATTCCATTACCTTATTGTGTTCATTCCCACAATTGTATAAGCAAAGAAAACTGGGTTGTACTCAATGTCAGCGCCACGAAGGTTAAACAGCCCTGTAAAAAGGAAACATGATAACATTTTATTAATGGGTAAAAATAATGAGGAAATAATGTCAGTGTCTACTTGATCTGTTCCCTTGTGAGTTGTTTCAGTGTAAATTTGATTATTCTCAAAGTCCATATGAAATACTGTATTCTGTATTTCAAACCTCCATGCACCTTGCTTGGTGTTAAATATCAGTGTTATTATTAGACTGTCACTCATCCTCTTAAGATCCCCGAGCAAACCACCTTCAAGTTAGCACCAATTGAAATGGTTTAGTCTGAATGCTACTTGATGACAATCAAAATCAGCATTCCTCTAATTAACACAAGCTCTCAGACCAAACAATCAGAAAGAAGTACTCATTAGGCATGGGGAACAAGGTGCTCAAACAGGCATGTAGAGGGACACCCGTGCATCCCTGGGTCCTTGGATCGTGATCATGTATTGAACCGGTCTTACGTAACAGAGATGGTGGTGGGTATGGCTGGTTGCTTTGCATGTGTAAGTAAAACCTGCTAAACATGGTGGGGAGATTGTAAACtcagattttttattatatcAAGTGAGAAGATGCTCAGAAGAATGCACTGAATTGGGCCACAAGATTCAGTTTAGTCTAGTTTATGACTTTACTAGATTTTCAGACTTTGGATTTCCACACTGTTAGCACAGTTAAGATTGTTTGGTTTGGTGATACACTTTTTACTCTGGCCGAATTAAGTTCATATGTGCTGTTGGTCTTCTAACAATTTTAAAGGATAAATTGTTCTAAATGAATTTGTGCGACCACATGAAAAGTAACAAAGTTAATTTTTAAGTTTCTAAAGTTCCTTTTAAAAAAGTACCTGACCTAAATAATCTCCACAAAATGCAGGAGGTATGGCATCTTGTTAATATCTTTGGTAGCCCCCTTggctgaataaatgaatgaatatgctTCTCCAAAAGTGAGCCGTACATGCTATCTCATCCAATGCTGTGGCAACGAACCAGCtgattttcctctctgtcatcttggCTCGCAATGAGGTGATCTTGTCTTGCCAAGACAAACCTACAGGTGGACAGAAGCAACATATCAGTATTGTGATGGCAGAGATTTCATACTGACTGAACACCAGTTAGTATGCATGTAATAGTAGTGTTAAGGCGGCGGGGGACTGACCAGTATATTCTAAGCCCAGAGTGCGGAGCTGTGTGCTGGGTCTTTTTGGGCGGTCAGTCCAAACCGCATCGATTAAATTATCCTGCACCGCTACCAGAGAGTGGCCTGCACTGGCTAGTGCCTTGGACATGTTCTTCCACTGGTCTGAAACACAGCATCAGAGGAATTACCACTGTGTCCTGCCTTCCTGATAATGCTAATCCATTGTACTAAGCTGGAAATGTTACTGTAACCGACCAGCAGCGATGATCCAAGGGTCGACTCCCACTTTGGAGTTCTCTGGCAGGACACTGATCAGCCAGTCCTCCTGAGAGGGTGTCTCTTTCAGTCCTACAGATGTTTATcagaaaacacatcaaacaaagATGATGTCATACTGTGCAAGATACAGTACTAACTTTTTCACTTGCTGTTGAGGAAGTCCAGGTTAATCTTGAGTGGCAAGATGTTTGGACATTTGTTTATCACCCTCAAATCACACTGAGATAGTCTACTTTGTAGTCCACCTTCATCTTAGAGAATATTACAAAGAGGTTGTTATTacttacatattttaaaaaggagaCACAAAGTAAGACATTACCCATCTTCATGAGTGTCCAGTTGTTGTCCATCTGCTGGCTGGCCTGGAGAAAGTAGCGCCCATCAGTCCACATTGCAGCATACTGCTCAGTCACAATGGCTGTACCTGCACATTACATCACAAAGAAGATTTCATATGTCCAATGACAAATGCTTTGCTAGTTCCAGTTAATACAGAGGAAGCTTATCAAAGTACACAGGAATATTGCATTTTGATCCACTTCGCTTTTAGTGCGTGTTATTTATTTGACtatatcatttgttttttctggtgTGAGAAACTGGATCTAAAGCTGT contains:
- the xpnpep1 gene encoding xaa-Pro aminopeptidase 1 isoform X3, producing MSPKITGELLRQLRQAMKNCKYFSEPIQAYIVPSGDAHQSEYIAPCDCRREFICGFNGSAGTAIVTEQYAAMWTDGRYFLQASQQMDNNWTLMKMGLKETPSQEDWLISVLPENSKVGVDPWIIAADQWKNMSKALASAGHSLVAVQDNLIDAVWTDRPKRPSTQLRTLGLEYTGLSWQDKITSLRAKMTERKISWFVATALDEIAWLFNLRGADIEYNPVFFAYTIVGMNTIRFFVDLKRLSDPILRDHLQLDSPSKPELSIQTFPYESVYTELQAICAALGPKDKVWICDKASCSLTQVIPKAQRTPIPYTPLCLAKAVKNASEIQGMKMAHIKDAVALCELFAWLEKEIPKGTVTEISAADKAEELRSQQKGFVGLSFPTISSVGPNGAIIHYRPLPETNRTLTMNEVYLIDSGAQYVDGTTDVTRTIHFGTPSAFEKECFTYVLKGHIAVSAAVFPNGTKGHLLDSFARAALWESGLDYLHGTGHGVGCFLNVHEGPCGISYKTFADEPLEAGMIVSDEPGYYEDGSFGIRLENVVLVVPAKPKYNYRNRGSLTFEPLTLVPIQVKMMNTEQLTQKERDWVNEYHRKCQEVVGAELERQGRKEALEWLVRETQPII
- the xpnpep1 gene encoding xaa-Pro aminopeptidase 1 isoform X1 — encoded protein: MASQKSAMSPKITGELLRQLRQAMKNCKYFSEPIQAYIVPSGDAHQSEYIAPCDCRREFICGFNGSAGTAIVTEQYAAMWTDGRYFLQASQQMDNNWTLMKMGLKETPSQEDWLISVLPENSKVGVDPWIIAADQWKNMSKALASAGHSLVAVQDNLIDAVWTDRPKRPSTQLRTLGLEYTGLSWQDKITSLRAKMTERKISWFVATALDEIAWLFNLRGADIEYNPVFFAYTIVGMNTIRFFVDLKRLSDPILRDHLQLDSPSKPELSIQTFPYESVYTELQAICAALGPKDKVWICDKASCSLTQVIPKAQRTPIPYTPLCLAKAVKNASEIQGMKMAHIKDAVALCELFAWLEKEIPKGTVTEISAADKAEELRSQQKGFVGLSFPTISSVGPNGAIIHYRPLPETNRTLTMNEVYLIDSGAQYVDGTTDVTRTIHFGTPSAFEKECFTYVLKGHIAVSAAVFPNGTKGHLLDSFARAALWESGLDYLHGTGHGVGCFLNVHEGPCGISYKTFADEPLEAGMIVSDEPGYYEDGSFGIRLENVVLVVPAKPKYNYRNRGSLTFEPLTLVPIQVKMMNTEQLTQKERDWVNEYHRKCQEVVGAELERQGRKEALEWLVRETQPII
- the xpnpep1 gene encoding xaa-Pro aminopeptidase 1 isoform X2 encodes the protein MASQKSDTAMSPKITGELLRQLRQAMKNCKYFSEPIQAYIVPSGDAHQSEYIAPCDCRREFICGFNGSAGTAIVTEQYAAMWTDGRYFLQASQQMDNNWTLMKMGLKETPSQEDWLISVLPENSKVGVDPWIIAADQWKNMSKALASAGHSLVAVQDNLIDAVWTDRPKRPSTQLRTLGLEYTGLSWQDKITSLRAKMTERKISWFVATALDEIAWLFNLRGADIEYNPVFFAYTIVGMNTIRFFVDLKRLSDPILRDHLQLDSPSKPELSIQTFPYESVYTELQAICAALGPKDKVWICDKASCSLTQVIPKAQRTPIPYTPLCLAKAVKNASEIQGMKMAHIKDAVALCELFAWLEKEIPKGTVTEISAADKAEELRSQQKGFVGLSFPTISSVGPNGAIIHYRPLPETNRTLTMNEVYLIDSGAQYVDGTTDVTRTIHFGTPSAFEKECFTYVLKGHIAVSAAVFPNGTKGHLLDSFARAALWESGLDYLHGTGHGVGCFLNVHEGPCGISYKTFADEPLEAGMIVSDEPGYYEDGSFGIRLENVVLVVPAKPKYNYRNRGSLTFEPLTLVPIQVKMMNTEQLTQKERDWVNEYHRKCQEVVGAELERQGRKEALEWLVRETQPII